Proteins encoded within one genomic window of Brenneria nigrifluens DSM 30175 = ATCC 13028:
- a CDS encoding tyrosine-type recombinase/integrase — translation MALNDSKIRAAKSRAKSYKLTDSQGLYLTVSASGAKLWYFRYRFGGKENRLAFGRYPQITLAEAREKRDAARKLLASGLCPSLIRKTDNTAVDESRTFQYIATTWHTSCLKLWSDAHADKILTCLKRYVFPAIGAMDIALIETRHLAQLVKTIDDKGVHDVAGRVRQHLTKIMRHAVQQGVIKYNPAYDLDGVVPPVVTQHHPALPLKRLPELLAKIDNYKGQMLTRLALELNLHVFLRSSELRFARWDEFNLKAHIWSVPAQREAVDGVRFSERGAKMKDEHLVPLSRQAVTLLKQIQAISGESVFVFPGAHTLNKPMSENTINKALRVIGYDTKTEICGHGFRTMACSALNESGRWSKDAIERQMSHKERNGVRAAYVHKAEHLEARIEMMQWWSDYLDVNREGYVAPYIYARQHKASGTA, via the coding sequence ATGGCCCTGAATGACAGTAAAATCCGCGCAGCCAAATCCCGCGCAAAATCCTACAAACTTACCGATTCGCAAGGTCTGTACCTGACGGTATCCGCCAGCGGCGCTAAGCTATGGTATTTCCGCTATCGCTTCGGCGGTAAGGAAAACCGTCTGGCCTTTGGCCGCTATCCTCAGATTACGTTGGCGGAAGCCCGTGAAAAGCGCGACGCGGCGCGTAAGCTGCTGGCGTCCGGCCTCTGCCCTTCCTTGATCCGCAAAACGGATAACACCGCCGTTGATGAATCCCGCACCTTTCAGTACATCGCCACCACATGGCACACCAGTTGCCTTAAGCTCTGGTCGGACGCTCACGCCGATAAGATCCTCACCTGCCTGAAACGCTACGTTTTCCCCGCGATCGGTGCGATGGATATCGCTCTGATTGAGACCCGGCATCTGGCGCAGTTGGTTAAAACCATCGACGATAAAGGCGTGCATGACGTCGCCGGGCGGGTACGCCAGCATCTGACCAAAATCATGCGCCACGCGGTACAGCAGGGCGTAATCAAATACAATCCGGCTTACGATTTGGACGGCGTCGTGCCCCCGGTTGTGACCCAACACCACCCCGCCCTGCCGCTGAAACGCCTGCCTGAACTGCTGGCGAAGATTGACAACTACAAAGGCCAGATGCTGACCCGTCTGGCGCTGGAACTGAATCTGCATGTTTTTCTGCGCTCCAGCGAACTGCGTTTTGCTCGCTGGGATGAATTCAATCTGAAAGCGCATATCTGGAGCGTGCCCGCCCAGCGCGAAGCGGTAGACGGCGTGCGATTCTCAGAGCGTGGCGCAAAGATGAAGGATGAACATCTGGTGCCGCTGTCACGGCAAGCGGTCACCCTGCTGAAACAGATTCAGGCGATTTCCGGTGAGTCGGTCTTCGTTTTTCCGGGCGCGCATACCCTGAACAAGCCGATGAGTGAAAACACCATCAACAAGGCGCTGCGCGTGATTGGCTATGACACCAAAACCGAAATCTGCGGCCACGGCTTCAGGACCATGGCCTGTAGCGCCTTGAACGAGTCCGGACGCTGGTCAAAGGATGCCATCGAGCGGCAGATGAGCCACAAAGAACGCAACGGCGTGCGGGCGGCTTATGTGCATAAAGCGGAGCATCTGGAAGCCAGAATCGAAATGATGCAGTGGTGGTCGGATTATCTGGACGTCAACCGTGAGGGCTACGTCGCACCATATATTTATGCGCGACAGCATAAAGCCTCTGGTACAGCCTAA
- a CDS encoding integrase domain-containing protein, whose product MSLLEQEMKTLARLAGGSHKTVHDRMALAQRFCERLLAQNVQIRRVEQLKARHIESYVRERLEQGITKRSLQNEMAALRCLLKQAGRDRLAASERLSNKSLGLSGASRNGTRQAITAEHYWQVLETIRAKDAGMAAVLELSRLMGLRSQEAVQCAQSLRTWKQALERDETRLTIVFGTKGGRPRETVILDAGAVRKALENALAVAEQRNGRLIDKPDLKSAMKYWHGQASRIGLTGAYSPHSLRYAWAQDAIRHYLAQRFSEKEALALVAMDLGHGDGRGRYVAQVYGR is encoded by the coding sequence ATGAGTCTTTTGGAGCAGGAAATGAAAACGCTGGCGCGGCTGGCGGGCGGCAGTCATAAAACCGTTCATGACCGTATGGCGCTGGCGCAGCGATTTTGTGAGCGCTTACTGGCGCAAAATGTGCAGATCCGGCGGGTGGAGCAACTGAAAGCCCGACATATTGAAAGCTACGTTCGTGAACGGTTGGAACAGGGTATAACGAAACGCAGCCTGCAAAACGAAATGGCAGCGCTCCGCTGTCTGCTGAAGCAGGCCGGGCGTGATCGGTTGGCTGCCAGTGAACGGCTATCTAATAAATCGCTCGGCTTATCCGGCGCATCCCGCAACGGTACTCGGCAGGCCATCACGGCGGAGCATTATTGGCAGGTGCTGGAAACCATTCGTGCAAAAGACGCGGGCATGGCTGCGGTGTTGGAGCTTTCAAGGTTGATGGGATTGCGCTCTCAGGAAGCAGTGCAGTGTGCGCAATCGCTTAGGACATGGAAACAGGCGCTGGAGCGTGATGAAACCCGGCTGACCATCGTTTTCGGCACCAAAGGCGGACGGCCTCGCGAAACGGTAATTCTGGATGCTGGCGCAGTCAGAAAAGCGCTGGAAAATGCGTTAGCTGTGGCGGAACAACGCAACGGCAGGCTGATTGATAAGCCCGATCTGAAAAGCGCGATGAAATACTGGCACGGTCAGGCGTCGCGTATCGGCTTGACCGGCGCATATTCCCCGCATTCATTGCGCTACGCCTGGGCGCAGGATGCCATTCGCCATTACCTGGCGCAGAGATTCAGTGAAAAAGAGGCTCTGGCATTGGTCGCGATGGATTTAGGCCACGGCGACGGGCGTGGGCGTTATGTGGCGCAGGTTTATGGGCGTTGA
- a CDS encoding helix-turn-helix domain-containing protein, with translation MNRQDWHPADIIAALKKRGTSLAAVSRNAGLASSTLANALTKHWPKGERLIAEALGVAPAEIWPFRYRKPEEH, from the coding sequence ATGAATCGACAGGATTGGCATCCCGCCGATATTATTGCGGCGCTGAAAAAGCGGGGAACGTCGCTGGCGGCGGTTTCGCGTAACGCGGGGCTAGCCTCTTCCACGCTGGCGAATGCGTTGACAAAACACTGGCCCAAGGGAGAACGGCTGATTGCGGAAGCGTTGGGTGTTGCGCCTGCGGAAATCTGGCCTTTCCGTTACCGCAAGCCAGAGGAGCACTAA
- a CDS encoding COG2958 family protein produces MTSRPQMIINVLQANPDEQFTARQLAQKIIEIYADELAEKRKNPRFASDDAFLSQITAEVGGSRTVKAKAMCPLVMTRDKPRPRLFYWGGEPADDAQVQLPSDTTPVPSAETVSLSEHALYPLLIEYLSEEEDLLCRRIDEKRSSNNKGLGANHWLYPDIVALQPLDKGWDTVVQNCVRHSEGRLTRLWSFEVKRQLNRSNVRECFFQAVSNSSWAHFGYLVATEINEDKQRGVERELQMLCALHGIGVILLNPQDPGNSQTLIPARERTSIDWQSVNRLVEENRDFKEFIDLVAEYHQTGKVHKALWNK; encoded by the coding sequence ATGACCAGTCGTCCCCAAATGATTATCAACGTATTACAGGCGAATCCTGATGAGCAATTTACTGCTCGTCAACTGGCGCAAAAAATCATCGAAATCTATGCGGATGAGTTGGCTGAAAAACGTAAAAATCCGCGTTTTGCCAGCGATGACGCTTTTTTGAGCCAGATAACGGCAGAGGTAGGCGGTAGCCGCACCGTGAAGGCAAAAGCCATGTGTCCGTTAGTGATGACGCGTGATAAGCCCCGACCGAGGCTGTTTTATTGGGGAGGCGAGCCTGCGGACGATGCTCAGGTGCAATTGCCTTCTGATACCACCCCGGTACCTTCGGCAGAAACGGTGAGTTTATCTGAACATGCGCTTTATCCGTTGCTGATTGAGTATCTCTCTGAAGAAGAGGATTTACTCTGCCGCCGTATCGATGAGAAGCGCTCAAGCAACAACAAAGGCTTAGGGGCCAACCACTGGCTTTATCCCGATATTGTTGCGTTGCAGCCTCTTGATAAGGGCTGGGATACGGTGGTGCAAAACTGTGTCCGCCATAGTGAAGGGCGTTTAACCCGCCTGTGGTCATTTGAAGTAAAACGACAGCTTAACCGTAGCAACGTGCGCGAATGTTTCTTTCAGGCAGTGAGCAATTCAAGCTGGGCGCACTTTGGCTATCTGGTCGCCACCGAGATTAACGAAGATAAGCAGCGTGGCGTTGAGCGAGAGCTTCAGATGCTGTGCGCGCTGCACGGCATTGGGGTGATCCTGCTTAACCCACAGGATCCGGGCAATAGCCAGACGCTGATCCCGGCGCGCGAGCGGACCAGCATCGACTGGCAATCTGTTAACCGGCTGGTGGAAGAGAATAGAGACTTTAAAGAGTTTATCGATCTGGTGGCTGAGTATCACCAGACCGGAAAAGTACATAAGGCGTTATGGAATAAGTAA
- a CDS encoding type IV toxin-antitoxin system AbiEi family antitoxin domain-containing protein, whose product MTNYLNWLMRNTLPGQVLLQSWLSRNGIDRKLSYRYVQNGWLRRVAHGVYCRTGREPDWVDAVSCLQTQWEKPVRVAGLTSLALQGHAHYAEPGRPKVWLTLPAYVKLPGWFATFKQSATFITLYTSGLSADVTPFTTELKIGDRRVMGSCPELAAYEIASGVPAHISFEHADALFQGLNLLSPRKLQTLLSASHSVKTNRVVLYLAQRNGHPYFQYLDQSGVDTGTGKRQIVPGGWLEPDYQITVPKEFEPKGVEDGST is encoded by the coding sequence TTGACAAACTATCTAAACTGGCTGATGCGAAACACTCTACCCGGTCAGGTGTTGCTCCAGTCATGGCTTAGCCGCAACGGCATAGATCGTAAGCTCTCTTACCGCTATGTACAGAACGGCTGGCTCAGGCGGGTAGCGCATGGTGTTTACTGTCGGACGGGTCGCGAACCCGACTGGGTCGATGCGGTTTCCTGTCTGCAAACTCAGTGGGAAAAACCGGTACGGGTGGCAGGGCTGACCAGTCTTGCGCTACAGGGCCATGCTCACTATGCCGAACCGGGCAGGCCAAAGGTCTGGCTCACGCTCCCGGCTTACGTCAAGCTACCGGGATGGTTCGCCACCTTTAAACAATCCGCCACCTTTATCACGTTATATACGTCGGGCCTGTCCGCTGATGTAACACCATTCACTACAGAACTGAAAATCGGCGATCGGCGAGTAATGGGCAGTTGCCCGGAACTTGCCGCGTATGAAATCGCCAGCGGCGTTCCTGCGCATATCTCGTTTGAACATGCCGACGCCCTGTTTCAGGGGCTAAACCTTCTCAGCCCGCGTAAGTTACAGACGCTGCTCTCTGCCAGTCATTCGGTGAAAACCAACCGGGTGGTGCTCTACCTTGCGCAACGCAACGGACATCCTTATTTCCAGTATCTCGATCAGAGTGGTGTAGATACCGGGACAGGAAAGCGGCAAATCGTCCCCGGCGGCTGGCTGGAGCCGGATTACCAGATCACCGTTCCCAAGGAATTTGAACCGAAAGGAGTCGAAGATGGATCAACGTGA
- a CDS encoding nucleotidyl transferase AbiEii/AbiGii toxin family protein → MDQRDIYARQVKLLMTALPHVAKESCFALKGGTAINLFVQDFPRLSVDIDLVYKTFMDRDTDLAAIDDALRRITESLNSTRGLTAIRQDNKADEKRIIVNAAYAQIKIEVSPVWRGLLLPPAEMPVCGQVEMEYGFTTMNVVSLADLYGGKICAAFDRQHPRDLFDVLNMLKKPGLTREIFDGFLCYLAGHPRPIAELLAPNWDTGRIATLYQQEFSGMTQQETSLESLLSVTTLLPQALKSHFTTQDQQFLLSYKQNTPDWSLYRYPDIQYLPAIRWKQRNLWALNAKNAAKFTAAVNKLKRVLEHYF, encoded by the coding sequence ATGGATCAACGTGATATTTACGCCCGACAGGTCAAACTGTTGATGACTGCCCTGCCGCATGTAGCGAAAGAATCCTGTTTCGCTTTAAAAGGCGGTACGGCAATTAATTTATTTGTGCAGGACTTCCCTCGCCTATCGGTAGATATCGATCTGGTTTATAAGACCTTCATGGACCGCGATACCGATCTCGCTGCCATCGACGATGCATTGAGGCGTATTACCGAATCTCTGAATAGCACGCGGGGGCTCACCGCAATTCGGCAGGATAATAAAGCCGATGAAAAACGCATTATCGTTAACGCCGCTTATGCGCAGATAAAGATTGAAGTCAGTCCGGTCTGGCGTGGATTGCTGTTGCCTCCGGCAGAAATGCCGGTGTGTGGGCAGGTGGAAATGGAATATGGCTTCACCACCATGAATGTCGTCTCTCTGGCGGATCTCTACGGTGGAAAAATCTGCGCCGCATTCGATCGCCAGCATCCACGCGATCTGTTTGACGTACTGAATATGCTGAAGAAACCGGGTCTCACGCGCGAGATCTTTGACGGTTTTCTTTGTTATCTGGCAGGTCATCCCCGCCCCATAGCCGAACTGCTGGCCCCAAACTGGGACACGGGGCGGATCGCCACGCTGTACCAACAGGAATTTTCGGGCATGACGCAGCAGGAAACCTCTCTGGAATCACTTCTGTCGGTAACGACATTGCTGCCGCAGGCGTTGAAATCTCATTTTACCACTCAGGATCAACAGTTCTTACTCAGCTATAAGCAAAACACCCCTGACTGGTCGCTGTATCGCTATCCTGATATTCAGTATCTCCCCGCCATTCGCTGGAAACAGCGTAACTTATGGGCGCTGAACGCTAAAAATGCGGCTAAATTTACGGCGGCGGTGAACAAACTGAAGAGGGTTCTGGAGCATTACTTTTAG
- the ccdA gene encoding type II toxin-antitoxin system antitoxin CcdA has product MKHRVSVTVDKDNYQVLSAAGVNISGLVNDVIGKEARRIKAEEWKKENREGMEEVARFIAQNGCFADENRNW; this is encoded by the coding sequence ATGAAACACCGCGTTAGCGTTACCGTGGACAAAGACAATTATCAGGTTCTGAGTGCTGCCGGAGTTAACATTTCTGGTCTGGTAAATGACGTCATTGGCAAGGAAGCCCGCCGTATAAAGGCTGAGGAGTGGAAGAAGGAAAACCGCGAAGGGATGGAAGAAGTCGCCAGATTTATCGCACAGAATGGCTGCTTTGCTGATGAAAACAGGAACTGGTAA
- the ccdB gene encoding type II toxin-antitoxin system toxin CcdB produces the protein MQFIVYQYKRASHYKMFVDVQSDIVETPKRRMVIPLIEAHHLSEKVNETLFPRLHINGENYRLMTTELSSVPAEVIGEVIADLGDYADEIKDAINLMFLGI, from the coding sequence ATGCAATTCATTGTTTATCAATACAAACGCGCCAGTCACTACAAAATGTTTGTCGATGTGCAAAGTGATATTGTCGAAACGCCAAAGCGGCGTATGGTCATTCCGCTTATAGAAGCGCATCACCTGTCTGAGAAAGTGAATGAGACACTGTTCCCTCGACTCCACATCAACGGCGAAAATTATCGGCTGATGACCACTGAACTATCGAGCGTTCCCGCTGAAGTCATAGGTGAAGTGATTGCGGATCTCGGCGACTACGCGGATGAGATCAAGGATGCTATTAATCTTATGTTTTTGGGGATTTAA
- a CDS encoding RidA family protein has translation MTVFRDAVFPAGRQALYERNRYSPAVRSNGFLFVSGQVGSRDDGSPEPELEAQIRLAFDNLNSVLEAAGCSFDDVVDVALFVVDPQSTLDTVWKVLPEYWGDAPYPALTGVGVTWLYGFQFEIKVIARLPESTNKPA, from the coding sequence ATGACCGTATTCCGTGATGCAGTATTTCCTGCCGGGCGCCAAGCCCTGTACGAACGCAACCGCTATTCGCCCGCCGTGCGCTCGAACGGTTTTCTTTTCGTTTCGGGCCAGGTCGGCAGCCGGGATGATGGCTCGCCGGAGCCAGAACTGGAAGCACAGATCCGGCTTGCTTTCGACAACCTCAACTCGGTGCTTGAGGCTGCCGGCTGCAGCTTCGATGACGTGGTCGATGTCGCCCTGTTTGTTGTTGATCCTCAATCCACGCTCGACACCGTCTGGAAGGTGCTGCCGGAATACTGGGGCGATGCGCCATATCCAGCTCTGACGGGGGTTGGCGTCACATGGCTTTATGGCTTCCAGTTCGAGATCAAGGTGATCGCACGCCTGCCTGAAAGTACGAATAAGCCAGCCTGA
- a CDS encoding GNAT family N-acetyltransferase yields the protein MNLNVTDKPYQSEQDFVIQSLWKHNEKYDAVDIHPLFLNFRDDTGAIVAGLVARTWWGGLEVQYLWVSEQHRKTGLGSQLMKKAEEEALKRGCHLAYVDTFSFQARGFYEKLGYREYGNLPGYAHKHTRHYLAKSIR from the coding sequence ATGAATTTAAATGTTACCGACAAGCCGTATCAAAGTGAACAAGACTTCGTTATTCAAAGTCTGTGGAAACACAATGAAAAATATGACGCCGTCGATATTCACCCGTTATTTTTAAATTTCAGAGACGATACCGGCGCCATCGTGGCCGGTCTGGTGGCCAGAACCTGGTGGGGAGGGCTTGAAGTTCAATATCTGTGGGTCAGCGAGCAACACAGGAAAACCGGATTAGGCAGCCAACTGATGAAAAAAGCCGAAGAGGAAGCGCTCAAACGCGGTTGCCATCTGGCCTATGTCGATACCTTCAGTTTTCAGGCGCGGGGCTTTTACGAAAAACTGGGGTATCGCGAATACGGAAACCTGCCGGGATATGCCCACAAGCACACGCGGCACTATTTAGCTAAATCGATCCGCTGA
- a CDS encoding cytosine permease, with translation MERIDDYPVSRVPMNVRLPFFNVALVHIGMLTALDQFMLGAVLGNAMTLRDAFISIFIGSAIFGVVTLGLGYAGMKEGLSGSLLARWCGFGRVGSVLIGVVIAVSLLGWFGVQNAVFAKALNFALDDRLGFGWSAALSGAALTILVAFGFKALKFTAKIAVPLFILIVGYISVMTLSGHNIAELLRSAPTGAAISISAGATMVVGGCIVASLITPDMTRYSQKGNHVFWITIMSIIVGEFIVNGLAILIARALNTADVVTIMSQTAGGIGLIAVIFSTLRINDINLYSSSLGIANAIEGMTGRKLSYMSITLVIGFIGTSLSVMGILDRFVDFLTLLGVLFPPIIGIMLVDYYILGTHRQLLAASRKEGKLPEIADTPLIGWAAIAASIVGAVVGFAIEWGIPALNSLLAASMLYWVIKARRI, from the coding sequence ATGGAAAGAATAGATGATTATCCGGTCAGCCGGGTGCCGATGAATGTACGGCTGCCCTTTTTTAATGTGGCATTGGTCCATATAGGGATGCTGACCGCGCTGGATCAATTTATGTTAGGCGCCGTACTGGGCAACGCGATGACACTACGCGATGCCTTTATATCGATTTTTATCGGCAGCGCGATTTTCGGGGTAGTAACCTTGGGCCTTGGCTATGCGGGCATGAAAGAAGGATTATCCGGCAGCCTGCTGGCCAGATGGTGCGGCTTCGGACGCGTTGGTTCCGTATTGATCGGCGTAGTGATTGCCGTCAGCCTGTTAGGCTGGTTCGGCGTGCAAAACGCCGTATTTGCCAAAGCCCTCAACTTCGCCCTCGACGACAGGTTAGGCTTCGGCTGGTCGGCCGCCCTGTCCGGCGCCGCGTTGACGATTCTGGTCGCCTTTGGCTTCAAGGCATTAAAATTTACCGCGAAAATAGCCGTTCCGCTGTTTATCCTTATTGTCGGCTACATCTCCGTTATGACCCTCAGCGGGCACAATATTGCCGAATTACTGCGTTCCGCTCCCACCGGCGCGGCCATTTCCATCAGCGCCGGGGCCACAATGGTGGTCGGCGGCTGTATTGTGGCCAGTTTAATTACCCCCGATATGACCCGCTACTCCCAAAAAGGCAACCACGTTTTCTGGATCACCATTATGTCGATCATCGTGGGGGAATTCATCGTCAATGGTTTGGCGATATTAATTGCCCGGGCGCTGAATACCGCCGACGTGGTGACCATCATGTCGCAAACCGCCGGGGGAATCGGGCTGATCGCGGTTATTTTTTCCACCTTGAGAATCAACGACATCAATCTTTATTCGTCATCGCTGGGCATTGCCAACGCCATAGAAGGCATGACCGGCAGAAAACTCAGCTATATGTCGATCACCTTGGTAATTGGGTTTATTGGCACCTCTCTTTCCGTGATGGGTATTTTAGATAGATTCGTGGATTTTCTTACCCTGCTTGGCGTGTTGTTCCCGCCGATTATCGGCATCATGCTGGTCGACTATTATATTTTAGGGACTCATCGGCAATTGCTCGCCGCGAGCAGAAAAGAAGGCAAACTCCCGGAAATCGCCGATACGCCGTTGATCGGCTGGGCGGCCATCGCCGCGAGTATTGTCGGCGCCGTGGTAGGCTTCGCCATAGAATGGGGGATCCCGGCGCTTAACTCACTGTTGGCGGCCAGTATGCTGTATTGGGTGATTAAAGCCCGCAGGATATGA